In the Kaistella sp. 97-N-M2 genome, one interval contains:
- a CDS encoding GMP reductase, giving the protein MRIENEIKLGFKDVMIRPKRSTLKSRSQVSLERNFTFVNSKKKWSGVPVIAANMDTVGTFEMAEALAKDKILTAIHKHYALEEWTSFLTDQPDSIYEYIALSTGIGKTDEEKIQKIVAAHPKINFLCIDVANGYSEHFVDFVKKIRKIYPDKTIIAGNVVTGEMVEELILAGADIIKVGIGPGSVCTTRLKTGVGYPQLSAIIECADAAHGLGGHIISDGGCKIPGDVAKAFGGGADFVMLGGMFAGHDESGGEMVEENGKRFRLFYGMSSQTAMDKHSGGVAEYRASEGKTVKVKYKGAVSETVKDILGGVRSTCTYVGASQLRELSKRTTFIRVQEQENQVFGD; this is encoded by the coding sequence ATGCGCATAGAAAACGAAATCAAACTTGGATTTAAGGACGTGATGATCCGCCCGAAAAGATCGACGCTGAAATCGCGGTCTCAGGTGAGTTTGGAACGAAATTTCACGTTTGTCAATTCCAAAAAAAAGTGGAGCGGTGTGCCGGTGATTGCTGCGAATATGGACACCGTTGGTACTTTTGAAATGGCGGAAGCTCTGGCAAAAGATAAAATCCTGACGGCGATTCACAAACATTACGCATTGGAAGAATGGACGTCGTTTTTGACTGATCAGCCCGATTCCATTTACGAGTATATCGCTTTGAGTACGGGAATTGGTAAAACAGACGAAGAAAAAATTCAGAAAATCGTCGCGGCGCATCCAAAGATTAACTTTTTGTGCATCGACGTGGCGAATGGCTATTCCGAACATTTTGTGGATTTCGTGAAGAAAATCAGAAAAATTTATCCGGATAAAACCATCATCGCCGGAAATGTAGTGACCGGTGAAATGGTGGAAGAACTGATTTTAGCCGGTGCCGACATCATTAAAGTCGGCATTGGGCCGGGTTCGGTCTGCACGACGCGCTTAAAAACGGGTGTCGGTTATCCGCAACTTTCTGCGATTATCGAATGTGCTGATGCGGCGCACGGTCTTGGTGGACATATAATTTCCGATGGCGGATGTAAAATTCCGGGCGATGTCGCAAAAGCCTTTGGCGGCGGCGCCGATTTTGTGATGCTGGGCGGAATGTTTGCGGGACACGATGAAAGCGGTGGCGAAATGGTGGAGGAAAACGGTAAAAGATTCCGTCTTTTCTATGGCATGAGTTCGCAAACAGCCATGGATAAACATTCCGGCGGCGTTGCCGAATATCGGGCATCGGAAGGTAAAACAGTGAAAGTGAAGTACAAAGGCGCGGTTTCCGAGACGGTGAAAGATATTTTGGGCGGCGTCCGGTCGACGTGTACTTACGTAGGTGCTTCGCAACTGCGGGAACTTTCCAAAAGAACAACGTTTATTCGCGTTCAGGAACAGGAGAATCAGGTTTTTGGAGATTAG